The sequence below is a genomic window from Hippocampus zosterae strain Florida chromosome 15, ASM2543408v3, whole genome shotgun sequence.
ttttcttttctcagatTCTATCAAAAAATTCTCGGCAAGCCCTCGGAAAAATATTGTTGATAAGAAATctcagtgggcggcccggtagtccagtggttagcacgtgggcttcacagtgcagaggtaccgggttcgattccagctccggcctccctgtgtggagtttgcatgttctccccgggcctgcgtgggttttctccgggtgctccggtttcctcccacattccaaaaacatgcgtgacaggctgattgaacactctaaattgtccctaggtgtgagtgtgagtgcgaatggttgttcgtctctgtgtgccctgcgattggctggcaaccgattcagggtgtcccccgcctactgcccggagacagctgggataggctccagcaccccccgcgaccctagtgaggagcaagcggctcggaagatgaatgaatgaatgatgaactgTTCTTTGTTTGACTATCCCGTTGTTTACTAAGCTTGCTCAGCGCAACTCGTGTTGAAGTGTTTAGTTGGGCCTTCAGCTAGTTCGTTGATGTTTGTGAGTATCATCGCATCATCTCAGCGACCCTTTAAAAATGTGGGATGAGAGATCTTGTTTGCATCTGTTTCCAATGATGGCACATACCTGTGAATGTCATCAGCTCACAGGCTgaagcctcttaataaaggcggAGGGGCTTACATTTGTCTAGGTATGTTGTATCTGCGATGTGTTAcattaagttttatttttgtgtatgaaaatattaaattttcattcatttgaaaaaaaagggatcCATTTAGGATTTAGGAGACGTGATTGCTAAAATCTTAGATTTGGAAAATACGTCAGCTCGGCTCTTCTTTTCCTCACTTGGCCCTGAACCTTTTAAAACACGTTTATTTCATTATGCTACACAGGCAAGGATCGAAGCGCATGGTCCGGATCATCAGTATTACGAGACTGTTCTTATCCCACCATCAGTGGACCATGTGTGGTTTTTAAGCTGCGTCAGATAtgagaatcaaaataaaatgcaccagACTATCTCGGCATTAGGGGAATCACAGGCGTTTTTATTTTGCAGGCTGTAACCAAATACCCTAAATAAGCCCCTCAGCCATGTTCGGGTCAGCCGAGGAAACCTGACTAATGAGGGTTTTAGCATTCCGCAGCATCCGACTCGTCATGCGCTTCTGCTCACCACTAAACTGGGCATCACGCTGCGTGTTTTAGAGCAACAGAGAATGAGCTGTGGCTCTTCTACCCTGCCGAGGATTGTTGACTTTAGTAGCTAGTCATTAGTCCAAAAATGGTGTCCTCCTTGCCTGCCAAAGGATGAAATACCTGCTTCTTCCCAACTGCAACTTCTGTTGCGACCACAAGACATGCGGCTGCTTGTGTTACACGCAACTCCCGCGAAATGGCAGTTTATCATTCGTGCCTCTGCTCTATCGTGTAGTCTATTTATGTCTTCATTTTTGGCGGTGTTTCACAATAAACGGGCAAGTAGAGTTGTCCGCCTTCAATTGTAGCGCCATGTTATGCTGCAACATGGCTGGTAgcataagattaagattaagaaaacctttattagtctcgcaatggagaaattccagattcacagcagcaaagttatgaaaggaagaagtagaacaacaaaaaaataggagctgctggaaaggcagccactctcgcggcgccattttgaagtcaaaaataacaaaaataacaagacaacacacaggacagagacagtcgtgcaatcttcaccacttttctgcatacactttgttgtctgaagcagttatagatgaaagaggagaggatcaaagtgtcctttcaccagtggatcagagacatcacgccgaaaaatgtgcacacgtctgctacaagcaaagttttgaaagcaaacacgaagctgtagcgtccattgacgaaaagagattagttcacttctcctgtcccacataatccgcttcaaactccaagccgcgactcccagctccaaatccgcatcggcactccgcgccaacgctcctttcttctcatcgtcggctcctcaagacctccatccatccagccgcagaccgttcaacagcaccgatctctccgctgaacaaagcggggctgtgaaaaatgctgcccattacaggcgcaagacacaagcgtcTGTAAAGGTCGACTGCCAGAATTGCGGTGCAGTTGAGAGCAATTAGGAGAGACGGAAAAGGTCCCCAACTAATGGGGCGTTTGGGGCGGTTTGTCATCACAAACTTGTCGCCGCGACGTCCTGAAGTCATTTTCAGTTGCCAATGAAGTATTCACTCCGTCTTTCCTTATTTTACCGTCAGTGTTTGACTACTGCGGCCACATTCTTTCGTCCCAAAGCTTGTTAATTCCACGTATTTATTTGGATGTTACAACAAGAGCTTAACTTCTGTCCACTTCCATCTCATGTGCTGTTCATGCGTCAATCCACAGATCGGATGAAAACACCTGGTCTTGGTTTcatcctccctcccccctccctttctTCCGCCTGTCTGTGATGGACAGCGATGTCACAAACGGCGAGTCCGATTTCCAAGAGGAACGCACCTGCGTAATAtcttatgaagaaaaaaaaaatccattaaaaacaCCCACAGAGcaggtctttgtgtgtgtgcgcgcacatgtGGTTTTATGCTCTTGAAAATAGCGTCACGCGGAGGAACACACGCGGTTTGATTGATGGCATTTGGTTGTAAAATATGTGTGACCGAGCGAGCCTCCTGAGTCGCACTTGTCAGACTGCTTGGAGGGTTTACGAAGAAATCAGAAAGATGGTCAATCCCTTCCTGAATGTCTtagtaaaccccccccccccccccccccccgatgactTGCATATATCGTGCTTCAATTCTCGCTATTTTCCAGCGTCATTTTATATACTTCCCGATTTTTGCAATGATTTGAATTTGTTAGCAACACTCTGTGTCAATTTTCAATTTAGAGACTTTAGTTTTTCTGTTAATTAAAACAGATGCTCATCGCTCATGTCGATGTCTGTAATTATTTGTCGAGTATATTAATCATTCAAACCACGGCATttttgcccaaccttttttctttgtaaatttccccagtgtgggacaaataaaggatatcttatcttaagtgcTAATAATCGTCATAATTAGTAGTAACGCTCAGCTCTCAGGCAGCCAGTCGGGCTTGCGGACGTAGCACATCGGTCATATTAAAGTATCGGGACTTGCAAGACATTCTTTTAGTTctgttttggaaatgaaaatcaAGGTTTTCGTGTCAAAGCTTCACTGTGAACACTGAACCGCCATGtctgcttttcattttgtcaaagcTGCATGATTGTTCCGTGGTAATGAGACGCAGTCCTTTCCAATCAATAGCTTCCAACCAAAAAGAGTCCAAATAACTAACTACAGTGTGTCCTGGAAAATGTTAAGCGGTGGTCTTTGAGTATTACATAGTTAACGTTTGGCTTCGTCTGTTTTAGGAAgggccccctcccccgcccaccgtgtgtatttttttgttttacgatcTAATAATTGAATGGGCGCTGGAAGAGGAGTATGCGTATGGCATCGGGGGGGTTGAGTGTGGATTCGTTTATTGAAGCCTGAAGGATGACTTGCTTTTCTTTGGCTCTCGCTTCATAAATGTCGCGTGTGTTAGCGTACACCCCTGCCGACATAAACCTGTCTTCCCCCTAAACCTGATACAGAGTAGAAGTATTTCTATTTGATTGTGTTTTacactgggggaaaaaagtacttAGATTACTGTTGCAACTGATTAAAATGTCCTCAATTGATTAATTTTTCTGCTCTTTTAGACATGCTATTCCTACGCAACCGAAATCCAAATTAAGTCATTCTAATGGACCCAAAATCAATTATCGTACGGATTATTCCCAGGCTCGGGGAGTAACGGAACGCATGTAACGGTGTTATGTATTCAGGatacaaaaatggaaatgtaaccGTTTTCCGTGACAATTGCAGAAAAAAGCACCCTAGCACAAAATCATATGACCGAtccatttatgaaaaaaattggATTCTTTTTacaggattacattttttatgtGGGGAGTGAGACGACAGTTGAGTCATTGATCAGCCTCTCTGAACTTGTTGGACAATTTCCCATACCTTTCACATGTTGTAACAACTTGTGAAGCTATCAAAACTCATTTGCCTCATAAAATgaagtctgtctgtctgtatagCTAGCAAGTTGGCAAGCTAGCAATTGAAAGTGTTGCCTTCAGGGACGGTTTGAAAACAGCCAATTACTCTTGGCCTGCAatccattcatctttttttccatcgATCTCTGTTTCGTgggtagcacatctgcctcttgGTTCTTGTAATACggggttttcatttttttattgtttttttaacacttggTATGGAGAAATTCATATTACATTACTTTAATATTACAGTACTTGGATGACGttactaaatacattttagaacaGGTGTCGCGTAACTATCAGAGTACATTTTACAACGAACCCTCGCAGCCCATTGATGATTTTTATGTGACTACCCTATTTTGGTCATTTGCTTCAAGATGTAATCAAATGAACTATCAGTCATAACCAATCAGTTTAGCAACtctctgtctccccccccccagacatCCAAGGATGCTCATCAAAACAGGCCTTGTGGACGCCCACCTTTATTGCATGAAAAAAGCAGTGGTGGACTTTCTAACGGACAACAAGTGAGTTCATCCACTTCTTTTCCAATCAGAAACATGCCGTTCCCCCCGGGGTAACTTTGAAATGTCTTTCCAAGCAATCTGAAATATTCCGCATTTAACTCGACGCGCTGGCTTGCGAAACACTGCCCAGACTGGCGCATTCACCGCTTAATCTGTAGCAAATGTTCAAGAGGGGTTACGCAGCGTGTGAGGTTTTGAAAGGTCCCGTTAGCAGGGTATTCTACGAAGGTGTTAATTTGTTTTACGGCGTGTCACCGAGCCAGGCTGTAAGGCCTTTGGCCTGTGAAGTGGAGCCGTGTCACCTGGCCGACCGCCGCTCCGTCCCGCTGGCTAGACTGCGCCGAAATTTGGAACGATTTGGCCTCTGTTGTGGAAATAGGCATTCGCAAAGCTGTCCAACCCAAAATCAACCCCGTTTCAGTTTCCTCCTCAACATCGTGTGAATGATAATAACggaaagtgtttttgttttttttctgtggccaCTTTTGTGTCAAAGCTGTTCAAATCATGGGATTTAACGTTGCTGATTGTTTCCGGATATTGTTCAAATTCCAAAATTGGACAAATGACTGTTCAGTTTGGTCAAAATAACACCAATGGACATTTACCCGAAATGAATAATGCTGCGTTGTAGTCACAGCAAACATCACGTAAGGAAGGAATCCTTTGACGGCTTGGCCAAAAGACACAACTGCAATGAAATTCCAGCagccaaagactttttttttagccacaGCTTCACGAAACAAAATTTCTCGATTCAACTGCCATTCCAACACTAATCTCCCGCGGCCAAGTCAtttcaataaaacaacaatttgcCAGGTTACACATTTTTATATGCAGTTTGCTCTCCGTCTTTTTGTTATTGGAGTCTCTCGACACCTCTCGTTCTCCCTTTTTCTTCCCGTCTCCCTTCCCTCCAGAAGACATGGACACAGTAACTGTTGTTTTTCTCCTGTCATTCACATGGAAATTCGAATCTTCCCCTTTTAAAAGAAAGTAAAGGGAGAGGTTGAAAGGGGGATGCCGAGTGTTGGATAGGAACACCGAGCACGGCAGTGCTTTGCGTCGAGGATAACCAAATAAATTACATCCGTAATTCATCTTAACCTGCTCGTGGAAGTCATGAGAGATTTATTCAAATCTTgtctgtttgtaaaaaaaaaaaaaaaaaaaagtgctccacGGCTTCTATTTCCTGCAGTAGTATTTTACAGACCATGGAATACTCCAAAGTTGGATGTTAGGAAAATATAATGTTGCATATAACATTAATTGTCAGCGTTTGCACTTAGTTAATTTAACGCCACCTGTAGggtcaaatcaaaacaaaacaaaacaaaacacttgagtTTTTTCCAAAACTTGATCATGATGAGCATGCTAAAATAgtgacatgcctgctttacatTCTTGCTTAAACAAGCTCCTCCTCTCGACTGCAGATCCATTTCATCAGTCCGTGGTGAGCTGGTGCCATATTTGGTGCGCAAGCAGTTTTCCAAGGCAAGGAGCAGTCCAAAACCAAAAGATGACACTGACGAGCAGAGCCAGACGAAGAGTGACAACTCTCCAAACAACGGTTGGCATCACGCGCAGAGAGAGAGCAGTGGTTCCGATTAATGCAACTCCCATTTGCTCGAAATCAACTCTGGACTCAATTTGTTCTTCTGTATCACGCAGATGTGTGAAACTGTGCACGTATTTAATCTTGTTTGGATTTAAGAACATGTCGAAAGAACTGATAGAGTGTGTCTTGATGTCCCATTTCATCGTGTCGTGCAGTAGATGGTTCGAGGTGGCCGTTTGTTCGCACGGAAGACGTGATTTGTATTCCTTTGATTTCCTCAAAAAGCCACGGCGCCGTTTGTCACCTTGAATTCAAACTCATTTCGATAGATGACGTCACACTGGTCTGCCGCAAGTCCGAGCGGCCTCCATGCGAGCCGTCAATGCGTCCGACGGTCGCCGCAAAGCAACAATTTCTTTGGCAAACCATTCAAACCTAGCCTGTTGATCAAAAACGCCCCATGCAGCAAAATCTTGGCCGCGCGTTTCGACTTTTATCGCTAACGGCTGCTTCTCCCGTACGTCTCTCCTCTTCCCAGAGCTTCTCATCTCATCACGGGACGATCGTCTCCTCCAGCTGGCCCAGGAACGCTCCTGCTGGAACGACCATCACGGGGACATGAGCGAGGCATACCACGGCGGTAAGCTCCGTTGCTACGTGCACATCATGGACCAGGGCCTGTGCTACCGCGTCAACACAATCGCGGCCTACATCGAGGCCAACCGCCTGGTAAGCCGCAGCCCCGCCGATGATAAGAGAAACATTTCGCATCTTCCTACTTAATCCCGctgacttcccccccccccccccccccccccccccggtccaTTTGCAGGTTCCCAAGCTTTTGTTTGAAGAGCCAGCAGTCCACCCTTCCGCCGTCATTTCGGAGCGATGTCAGGTTTGTGTCAGCGGTCGCTCCGACGTTTTTGTCTCGTGGTTCCCGGTCAATAAGGGCTTGTGCTAATCGTCCTCAGATGGTCAGATGATCTCAGAGTTTATATTAGGCTTTGATGAGGATCACACGTGTACGTGCTCGCGTTGCTATGAGTCACGTCTCTTGTCTGCGCACTGTCGTCGTCTCCTCAGATGGGATCGGACAGCATGATCGGGCCACTGTGTCACATCGCCGATAAGACTTCAATAAAGAGGTCCACTATTGGAAGCTCGACCACCGTTAAGGAGAAAGTCAGAGTGACCAACTCCATCATCATGCACGGCGTCACCGTGGAAGAGGGGTGAGAACACGtgcaaccacattttttttgtgggggggtttgaAGTGAGCTCCCAAGTACACATTGAGAAAGAATTCTGCTCTCAAGGCATGATGGTTTAGGTCTTGATTGTAACCTTAAAAGGTTGCGCTGGATTCAGTTGGGGCATGCTTGCAGTACTTTGCTGAATAATAAAGATTCAGTATATGCAAATAGGcacgtatttttttcaaatacgtgCCAATAGCAAttgctgtgcgtgcgtgcgtgtattgTCAGATGCTGTGTAAAAGGGAGGTGTCACCGGTTTTGTTTTCCATGCTCCACGGGGTCGAACGAGACTCACTGGGGCCCACAATGTGGCTATTGGTGTGCGACCAGCCAGAGGCCAGCTCCAAACAAACGGCGAGCTGCCGAAGTGAAGCACACAACATCCCAATATCTCATTTGACCGCTAATTTACTTGGCCACACCAGGATTCCCACTGTTTAAGGAATTCACGGAACACTATGAACCCTTGTTACTccgcacagtaaaaaaaatcctgtgcCATTTTGGAAATGAGGGAGTGCAAGTCTGCCGAGCACATTTGAACATCACATTGGCTTGAGAGATGggacttgttgttgttgttgtttttcttgtcgaTGGTTCCGAGACATCCAAGTACAACATGCACGTGCTTCCAATCTAACGTTGCGAGAAATTAGACGTTTAGAAATTGGGTGAAATGTTGTAACCGCTTAATGTTGTAAACAAGTTTCTCTCAGCATATCTACTTTCCCCTCCTcataatatgattttttttttagttttggtaCCATTTCAACTTAGTGACTTTTTCTTCAAAACAATGGCTGGATTCCCATGCTGAATTTCCAACGATGTTGCAATTTTTATTCTTGGTTAGACAATTCTCAttataaaatgcaaaacaaggAAAATTTACCAACaagatgacctttttttttttggtaacattaCGACAATTTCCGTACCATTTACATTGCGTGCTTGTAATATGAAAAACGTCATTGTCGGAACATTGCAACTTATTCCTTATAAGAGACTTGTATTGAGGCACCGTTTATAATTTTACCTTCAAAAACCGTGCTATTTTATTTGTTACTTGAAATACATTCAAATCTGGATGGATTCCCTAACATTCCGCCGTTTTATCGGACGATTAAAATTTTATTCACGGAACATTtatgacctttttttaaaaaattaacttcCGTTTTTGTTGGTTAAATCATTTAATTAATTGTGAACACAAATACATGGCAAATAATCCTGGCTGTTCACCTTTATTCAAAAATCGCACATGCCGTTTTTTGGCCTCCACCAAATTCCGGTTGAGTCGTTTTTTTGCATAATCGTCATCGCAATCAACCAAGCCCAACAAAACCTCCTTTTTCCGTGGTAATGAGTGAATCAAATCACGCTGGGATCATCTGTGACGCTGCACATATTTCACCGATGTCCTCATGACGCCGAGTCACTCATTCGTGCCGTCGCAACAAGAAAGCGCTTGTACTGAAAGAAGCAAACGCTACTGTAGAATTGACGCGGAGATTAATCGGCTCTCCGCTCTGGCGCAAAGAGATTCATCTTGGCCTCGTCTTTAATACACTTATTCAAAGGCTGCGCTTCTTTTCTCACTCGCGCCTTTTCTCTGCACCGAGGCCTCGACGCCATCTCCCTCCTGTCCCTCCTCCGTCTCTGCGCAGCGCGTCTTAAAACCTCTCGAGGCATCCCCGCCAGCCAGCCAGCGTGGGGACCCTCATCACGGCCACGTAGGCGCATGCACAAAGGCATGAAAGAGCGAGCGAGGAGCTGCGAAAGAAAGTGGGCAAAGCGGGCTCGACTCCGGGGAGAAAATTGCAATTCTTTCCTTTCTTTCgtttggggtggagggggggaggggggacataagaaggaaggagaaagagggaaggaaagaaagaaagagagccaGTATGAAGCGGATTAGCAGACCCTGGCCATGTCGGCGAAACCCCTCGCATTTCTGGTTTCTTTGTTTGGAGCTGACCAGAGCTTGTTGACAAAGCGCTGCGTGTTTGGGAAGGGGGGATAGTAGGGGTCAACATTATGGGGGGGGTGGAACAGGAGGTGGGggttggtttgtgtgtgtgtgtgtgagagagagaggatggGGTGGTCATGGCAAGGAGGAGCCCTGGTGTTAGTAATTAGTGGTGTTTCTGCTTTGAAACTTCTTTGGTGGTCTCTTGCTCTCCCCTCTCTCGCGAATGTTACAAAACTGGGATTCTTGTAATCTCCCATCACCAGCTaccaccagcaccaccacctCCGTGGCAGTCgcttaaacacacacgcacgcacgcaccgtCTTCTACTCTTTCCTGGCGTAACCACCTGAATAAAACGGGCCAATACAAACCTGTCTGTTTGGGAGCCACAGTGggccaagtgtgtgtgcgtcacTCGCCCGGGCAAGACCAACATGTGTTCACCACTGTTCTCCCCGAGCTACTGaagcacgcatgcacacattcTCCATCCCACACATTTCACACGCACATAGACAGCCTCCATGTTCAGCCAACACAAGACCGTCTGTGTGTCCGCTCCCAGAAATTTTATGGCTACGGTTTGGTTGAAGGGGGGGAGCACGCGCGGGTTATCTTGGCAGAGCCACCTCAGGTGGGAGCTGAcagcccccccatccccccccgtGATGTCCTCAAGCACGCTCTCGCATGTGCCCGTTGTTGCTACGCTTGAATAGAAATGCGGATGGAACGTGACCGGGGTCCGGTGGGGATGCTCGATCTTGAACGTTTCAGAGCAGGTGAACGGCGCAAACAGGCTTGACGTTCCGCTCACCTCCGGCGTGGCGCCGCGCGGGGTGGAAAGCTGTGGTCGCGCTGGGCCGCTCCCAGTATGAATGCTTGTGACTGTGTGTACGTGGGCGAGTGTACAcaaggttttttggggggtggaattAATGAGATCGGATCTTCCGAAGGCACTTGAAAAGAATACGTTGGGAAAATCGCGTTTTTGACATAATTCGTGAATTTTGAGTACAAGTACGACAAAATTGGGTTAAATGGttctctgaatgttctgaactcctgtttccatCCCAGCACTGTATTGAGTAGAATAATGCTGCCTGGAGGGAGTAGCCATAGGAGCGGTTTGGCTCAATTTACCATTGCAGGCATTGGGTTGACTTCTTTAGACAGGAAATTGATTGAAATTGAATCAACAGCGCCTCTGCTGATTGTAAAAGACAACGAAACACCAATCCATTCCACATACTGATCTCAATTCTTTATCAGGTGGTGGTACCATTTTCGATTGGGTTAATAATTTAATAGCAGCAGTGACTTCATATGCGAGTGATCCGaattaaaaagaacatttgcGATGAGAGCTGTCATCAGGCCAATTTTTTCAaagcaacgttttttttaaaacattacagtaacacacacacCGAAACTGTAAAAGTACTTCgagtgacattttatttatcgTCTCACAAAAACGACAATGACTTCAGTTTACTGATTCCCTTCCAGAAGTCTTTAAAACTCCATTATACTCAACTTTATCAAtagcacattttaaaatcaaccgCAGCTGCATACAAAAAGCTCTACATAAAatatatagttttttaaaatctgacctataaaaacaaagaccatgaaaacaataaaagaatCACATAAAAACAGTCAACACAATAAAATACGAAAACAATGTGGAATTGAAAACCAACAATGGCAATCCTTAAcccttgtggaaaaaaaaaaaagggtgatcATGTTTTTCATGCCGTTTCACAGGTGCAACATCCAGGGCAGCGTGATCTGCAGCAATGCCGTCATTGGCCGAGGCTCGGATCTCAAATATTGTCTGGTGGGATGCGGACAGCGGATCGAAGACGCGGGTGAGCACCCAGTGGACGCggtgaaaacacaaaataccacaTTAACGACCGCGTTCAATCAACGGATGTGAATTGCCTCGATTTCGTATTTTAACAGAAAAATTTGAACAGAAATGATGAATGTTACCGTCCGTCATATGAAATTCAAAGTAAATGGGGCAAAAATAGCGCAAAATGGGACTTTATAAATATCAAATCCTGTTTCCTCTCTTAAAACGTATACGTGGGTTGTCTGGAAAGTCGGCCAGTGAAATACTTTTACTCGTGTATGATCAAgcgattggattttttttttcttttccttaatCCTCTTGTAGCCAAAGCTATATGGGAGtaggtgtgcgtgcgtgagtgtcagtgaatgtgtgtgtgtgtgtgcccgcgcGTATGTGTTCACATTGATGGAGAGGTTAGAGAGCAAGGCCAGAACAGGACCACCCGGAATTCAACAGCAGCGCCCTCCAGCCACGTCCAGCGCACACATGCGCGTTTAGAGAAAGAGACGCGCGCTCGGGCCACCAGACCGCCGCGCCACCTAATTGCGAGAACAATGGAGCGCTTCAAGAAACACCGCTTGGACTCTGGCTTTAGTTTTAGTCTTCATCTgtatcaaatcttttttttttttcttcttcttcaacctTGAGGAAGCAACAACGCATTCGTTAATAGTGTTTCATGCAGACCAACTTAACTGTATATGTAGAGTACTTTAGAACAACCACCGCTGTCGACAAAGTGCAGTACGCGGAGAAAGATATAAttaaaaccacaacaaaaataaaacaaattcataaccagagccaaagaataaaaatgagtttcaagATGGCACATAAGTGCTCTCTCTTACAAGAGgtcagcagcagcattttggaccaactggaaatGCTGAATGGAGGATTGGTTGACTCCA
It includes:
- the eif2b3 gene encoding translation initiation factor eIF-2B subunit gamma, with product MELQAVMMAAGGGSRMTDLTYNTPKAMLPVGNRPLIWYPLNLLERVGFEEVIVITTKEVQKMMSTDLKLKMDVKMKLDFVCIPEDEDMGTADALRHIQPKIKTDILVLSCDVITDVALHEVVDLFRAHDATLAMLMSKAHEFTETVPGQKGKKKAAEQRDFVGVDQSGKRVLFMANEVDLEDGLSIRKSILNKHPRMLIKTGLVDAHLYCMKKAVVDFLTDNKSISSVRGELVPYLVRKQFSKARSSPKPKDDTDEQSQTKSDNSPNNELLISSRDDRLLQLAQERSCWNDHHGDMSEAYHGGKLRCYVHIMDQGLCYRVNTIAAYIEANRLVPKLLFEEPAVHPSAVISERCQMGSDSMIGPLCHIADKTSIKRSTIGSSTTVKEKVRVTNSIIMHGVTVEEGCNIQGSVICSNAVIGRGSDLKYCLVGCGQRIEDAAERTNEVIVGTDQLMEI